The nucleotide window GCCCAGGCCGACATCGACCTGTGGATCACGGAATACATCAAGGGCGTGGAGCAGCAGATGCGCGCCAACTACACCTACCAGACCGCCTTCAACCTGGAGAAGCACCTGAACGTGGTCAAGCACTCGCCGGGCATCGAGGAATACGGCCTGCTCCTGGCCTTCCAGCACTATCGCAAGGAATACCCGGACGCCGACGTCATCCTCTTCGACATGCCGCCCACGGCCCTGACACTGAAATTCTTCAACCTGCCCGCCCTGTCGCTCATCTGGCTGGAGCATTTGCTCAAACTGCGCAGCGAGATCATGAACAAGAAGGAAATCATCACCAAGATCCAGCTGGGGAAAAAGGAAATCCAGTGCGACAAGGTCATGAACCGGCTGGAGCAGCAGCAAGCATTTTTCACGGAGTTGAAGGAGATTTTCCAGGACCCGTCCCGATGCTCGGTCAACCTCGTGGTCAACCCGGACCGGCTCTCCTTTGCCGAGGCCGAGCGCATCGACAAGACCCTTGCCGAGATGGGCCTGCAATTGTCCCGGATCATCATGAACAAGGT belongs to Pseudodesulfovibrio portus and includes:
- a CDS encoding ArsA family ATPase, with amino-acid sequence MAEQHYHFHAGKGGVGKSTTSSLSALELARQGENVLLVSLDPAHNQADIFDTDFTGKPTRVADNLRVAQADIDLWITEYIKGVEQQMRANYTYQTAFNLEKHLNVVKHSPGIEEYGLLLAFQHYRKEYPDADVILFDMPPTALTLKFFNLPALSLIWLEHLLKLRSEIMNKKEIITKIQLGKKEIQCDKVMNRLEQQQAFFTELKEIFQDPSRCSVNLVVNPDRLSFAEAERIDKTLAEMGLQLSRIIMNKVTDECTWDKCSSLMQEYDVCPIPLSPEPLIGLPALNGYLDANGSKLTL